One region of Pogona vitticeps strain Pit_001003342236 chromosome 1, PviZW2.1, whole genome shotgun sequence genomic DNA includes:
- the DBX1 gene encoding homeobox protein DBX1, which translates to MMFPSLIAPPAVYPSLLRPTPTLTLPQSLQSAFSSHSSFLVEDLIRISRPAAAASYLPRSSAPPPPSMSPSPIPGASPARTDTAGPTSSEIGAAATVAAAAASPGARRGSSPSAAGQTSASSGNGAAFLKFGVNAILSSTPRTETSQSLIQNVLPKTFSFPYFEGSFQPFIRSSYFPASSVVPIPGTFSWPLAARGKPRRGMLRRAVFSDVQRKALEKMFQKQKYISKPDRKKLAAKLGLKDSQVKIWFQNRRMKWRNSKERELLSSGGCREQTLPTKFNPHPDLSDVGKKGSGEEDEEASSPLCPANPRHPLNYHQALEHPHLRDRLDSQMLPSPTHSSSPSKPSDFSDSEEEEEEGEEDEEEITVS; encoded by the exons ATGATGTTCCCAAGCCTGATCGCGCCACCAGCGGTGTATCCGAGCCTCCTGCGGCCGACCCCCACCCTCACGTTGCCTCAATCGCTGCAATCCGCCTTTTCCAGCCACTCCAGCTTCTTGGTCGAAGACCTCATCCGGATCAGCcggcctgccgccgccgccagctaCCTGCCCCGCAGCAGCGCCCCTCCGCCGCCCAGCATGTCTCCTTCCCCCATCCCCGGCGCCAGCCCCGCCAGGACTGACACGGCGGGACCGACCTCCTCCGAGATCGGGGCTGCCGCgaccgtcgccgccgccgccgcctcccccggaGCCCGGCGGGGCAGCTCCCCCTCCGCCGCGGGGCAGACCTCCGCCTCTTCCGGGAACGGCGCCGCCTTTCTGAAGTTCGGCGTCAACGCCATCCTGTCGTCCACTCCGAGGACAG aaaCATCACAATCGCTGATCCAGAATGTGCTCCCTAAGACCTTCTCCTTCCCATACTTTGAAGGATCCTTTCAACCTTTTATCAGATCATCTTATTTTCCAG CTTCTTCAGTGGTTCCTATTCCGGGCACAttctcttggcctctggctgCCCGAGGGAAACCACGCCGGGGAATGCTTCGCAGGGCAGTCTTCTCAGACGTGCAGCGCAAAGCGCTGGAGAAAATGTTTCAGAAGCAGAAATACATCAGCAAACCGGACAGAAAGAAGCTGGCAGCCAAGCTAGGCCTGAAAGACTCCCAG gtcAAAATCTGGTTCCAGAACAGAAGGATGAAGTGGAGGAACTCCAAAGAAAGAGAGCTCCTGTCATCTGGTGGATGCCGGGAACAAACTTTACCCACCAAGTTCAACCCTCACCCTGATCTCAGTGATGTCGGCAAGAAGGGCTCTGGAGAAGAGGACGAGGAAGCGAGCTCCCCGCTCTGCCCAGCCAACCCCAGGCATCCTTTAAACTATCATCAGGCTCTCGAACACCCACACCTGAGGGACAGGTTGGACTCCCAGATGCTCCCTTCTCCCACCCATTCCAGCAGTCCCAGCAAACCTTCAGACTTCTCAGattcagaggaagaggaggaggagggtgaggaAGATGAAGAAGAGATCACTGTCTCATAG